Proteins co-encoded in one Phytoactinopolyspora mesophila genomic window:
- the mbhE gene encoding hydrogen gas-evolving membrane-bound hydrogenase subunit E has product MILPIALAVLAITAAAAPAITARLGRNAGYPIAAIFLILALLIAAETGDLADGGSVSTAWDWMPTIGVSFRLHLDGLSFLFAMLVLGVGSLIMAYSPRYLKVNERHGRFYALLTLFAMSMLGLVLARDLVLLFIFWEATTLSSFLLIGGGGIKAVRPATRAFVVTVIGGLALLGAIVLISITAGTTNISEIMADPAVVSESPYAPAIAVLLLLAAFTKSAQLPFHFWLPDAMVAITPVSAYLHAATLVKGGIYLLMRFSPLFSDSGMWRVTLMTVGLTTAIVGALFALKQHDLKALLAYSTVSQLGFLIALVGAGTPAALAAAALHTFAHALFKATLFMLVGIIDREAGSRDVRELGGLRRVMPITATLTGLAAMSMAGIPPFIGFVSKEEAFSALLDTPGPAWAGWVAALAAVAAAGLTFAYGFRIFYGAFAGPTTQRRLYEPSKAFLTPAAIPAALGLILGLTVGVLTPMVNRTVQDTVMTETDASLSLWHGFSAPLALSATTFAMGLLLFFYRYPVDRLLHRHRLPITGAGAFDSIYDACLRLGAWVGRPARASSIGAHLGWPIAGLLALGIVGLLRWPDVAAEPVSRSRPEDWAVVAILALAVLALCLTKTRLTAIVLLGVVGFMVGIWFLIAGAPDLALTQLLVEILTVVVAVLVLRHLPPVFQHVRRTRRTLAAIAAVTSGLVAGAATFLLTGRREQSPAAQYLMREAENDTGGRNVVNTVLVDFRALDTLGEVTVLAIAGLGLMSLLRYTAPPPTDLSNAGNVAPPDRLGNMVIFQFTARLLFPGTMAITVYLLLRGHYEPGGGFIAALVAAVGFAVLQLPGGPMQPPRIPALPLIRGGLALSVIVGVWGLVDGSFLRPLSGYLTIGNLDISMTSSLLFDVGILMIVLGMSLAAFERLGRGIVTEVGQTAPEPVLQGQGGDRR; this is encoded by the coding sequence ATGATCCTTCCGATTGCTCTTGCGGTGCTGGCAATCACGGCAGCCGCCGCTCCAGCCATCACTGCGCGGCTCGGCCGGAATGCCGGTTACCCGATCGCGGCGATTTTCCTGATTCTCGCGCTGCTCATCGCGGCCGAAACCGGTGACCTAGCCGACGGCGGATCGGTCTCCACCGCGTGGGACTGGATGCCGACCATCGGCGTTTCCTTCCGGTTGCATCTCGACGGGCTGTCCTTCCTGTTCGCCATGCTGGTCCTCGGCGTCGGCTCGCTGATCATGGCGTACAGCCCGCGTTACCTCAAGGTCAACGAACGGCACGGTCGTTTCTACGCCCTGCTGACGCTGTTCGCAATGTCGATGCTCGGGCTGGTGTTGGCCCGGGATCTGGTGCTGCTCTTCATCTTCTGGGAAGCCACCACGCTCTCGTCGTTCCTGCTGATCGGCGGCGGTGGCATCAAGGCGGTGCGGCCGGCCACCCGGGCCTTCGTCGTCACTGTCATCGGGGGCCTGGCACTACTCGGCGCTATCGTGCTCATCTCGATCACTGCCGGCACCACCAACATCTCCGAGATCATGGCCGATCCAGCGGTGGTCTCCGAGTCGCCGTACGCGCCAGCCATCGCGGTCCTGCTCCTCCTCGCGGCCTTCACGAAGTCGGCACAACTCCCGTTCCACTTCTGGTTGCCCGACGCCATGGTGGCGATCACCCCGGTCAGCGCGTATCTACACGCCGCCACTCTGGTCAAGGGCGGTATCTACCTGCTCATGCGGTTCTCACCGCTGTTCAGCGACTCGGGCATGTGGCGCGTGACGTTGATGACCGTCGGGCTCACCACAGCCATCGTCGGCGCGTTGTTCGCACTGAAACAGCACGATCTAAAAGCACTCCTGGCGTACTCCACAGTGAGTCAGCTCGGCTTTCTGATCGCCCTGGTCGGAGCCGGCACACCGGCGGCCCTGGCCGCCGCGGCCCTGCACACATTCGCGCACGCCCTGTTCAAGGCCACGTTGTTCATGCTGGTCGGGATCATCGACCGGGAAGCAGGCAGCCGAGACGTCAGAGAGCTCGGCGGTCTGCGTCGGGTCATGCCCATCACCGCCACGCTCACCGGCCTGGCCGCGATGTCGATGGCCGGTATACCGCCGTTCATCGGGTTCGTCAGCAAAGAAGAGGCGTTCAGCGCTCTCCTCGACACACCGGGCCCAGCCTGGGCCGGCTGGGTCGCCGCTCTGGCCGCCGTCGCCGCGGCCGGGCTGACTTTCGCCTACGGCTTCCGTATCTTCTACGGCGCCTTCGCCGGCCCCACCACCCAGCGCCGGCTGTACGAGCCGAGCAAGGCCTTCCTGACACCGGCCGCGATTCCCGCGGCCCTGGGGCTCATCCTCGGCCTGACGGTAGGTGTGCTGACTCCCATGGTCAACCGCACGGTTCAAGACACCGTGATGACCGAGACCGACGCCAGCCTCAGCCTGTGGCACGGGTTCAGCGCCCCACTCGCGCTCTCGGCAACCACCTTCGCGATGGGGCTGCTCCTCTTCTTCTACCGGTATCCGGTCGACCGGCTGCTGCACCGCCATCGTTTGCCGATCACCGGCGCGGGAGCCTTCGACTCCATCTACGACGCATGTCTTCGCCTCGGCGCCTGGGTCGGCCGGCCCGCCCGGGCGAGCAGCATCGGTGCTCACCTCGGATGGCCGATAGCCGGATTGCTGGCCTTGGGCATCGTCGGGTTGTTGCGGTGGCCCGACGTCGCCGCCGAACCGGTCTCCAGGTCGCGTCCGGAAGACTGGGCCGTCGTCGCCATTCTGGCGCTGGCCGTGCTGGCGCTGTGCCTGACGAAGACCCGGCTGACCGCCATCGTGCTCCTCGGGGTTGTCGGCTTCATGGTCGGCATCTGGTTCCTCATAGCCGGCGCTCCCGACCTTGCGCTCACTCAGCTACTGGTCGAGATCCTCACCGTCGTGGTGGCCGTGCTCGTGCTGCGACATCTGCCACCTGTCTTCCAGCACGTGCGCCGTACCCGGCGCACGTTGGCGGCGATAGCCGCCGTCACCAGCGGTCTGGTGGCCGGCGCGGCTACCTTCCTGCTCACCGGCCGGCGCGAACAGTCACCCGCGGCGCAGTACCTCATGCGAGAAGCCGAGAACGACACCGGCGGACGCAACGTGGTCAACACCGTGCTGGTCGACTTCCGTGCGCTTGACACACTCGGCGAGGTCACTGTCCTGGCCATCGCCGGCCTCGGCCTGATGTCGCTGCTGCGCTACACCGCGCCGCCGCCGACCGACCTCAGCAATGCCGGCAACGTCGCGCCTCCGGACCGGCTGGGCAATATGGTGATCTTCCAATTCACCGCTCGCCTGCTCTTCCCCGGCACCATGGCGATTACGGTGTACCTCCTGTTGCGCGGCCACTACGAGCCCGGTGGCGGATTCATCGCCGCACTCGTCGCCGCTGTCGGTTTCGCCGTGCTGCAATTGCCCGGCGGACCGATGCAACCACCCAGGATCCCGGCGTTGCCACTGATCCGCGGCGGGTTGGCGTTGTCCGTCATCGTCGGCGTGTGGGGCCTGGTGGACGGTTCGTTCCTGCGGCCGTTGAGCGGCTACCTCACCATCGGCAACCTGGACATCTCGATGACGTCCTCGCTTCTGTTCGACGTCGGAATCCTGATGATCGTCCTCGGCATGAGCCTGGCCGCTTTCGAACGCCTCGGCCGCGGGATCGTGACCGAGGTCGGCCAGACCGCGCCCGAACCCGTCCTCCAGGGGCAAGGAGGTGATCGGCGATGA
- a CDS encoding sodium:proton antiporter, with translation MTAAFVVGLLMAGGVYLVFQAGLVRVTIGFVLIGHALNSLLVAAGGMGFRAVSFIGTSSPDEAADPLPQAFALTAIVITFGITVYLFGMARSGADEIPADDDVSEEEQKS, from the coding sequence ATGACCGCAGCGTTTGTCGTCGGACTGCTCATGGCTGGCGGTGTCTACCTCGTCTTCCAGGCCGGTTTGGTACGCGTCACCATCGGATTCGTTCTCATCGGTCACGCGCTCAACTCGCTTCTGGTCGCCGCCGGAGGTATGGGTTTCCGGGCCGTCTCGTTCATCGGGACGTCATCGCCCGATGAAGCCGCCGACCCCCTACCCCAAGCCTTCGCGTTGACCGCCATCGTCATCACCTTCGGGATCACCGTGTACTTGTTCGGCATGGCTCGCTCCGGCGCCGACGAGATACCGGCCGACGACGATGTCTCGGAAGAGGAGCAGAAGTCGTGA
- a CDS encoding monovalent cation/H+ antiporter subunit D family protein — protein MNNLLPFVVALPLLAAAITPLTGRNMLVRRILLLGSPALVLLFAVLLVIETHDGDVVVEQVADWDAGIAIAFAADLFSALVLVAMSLLTLVCSMFLCATGDDEDPLVIPLVLVLSGGVFGALLTADLFNLFVMIEVALIPSYVLISKSMKASALSAGRIYLTVNLMGSSILLGGIALVYAVNGSVHLGELAGAGEVSGMAAFAGGLILVALGLKGALVPLHGWLPRTYPYTSPAVTALFSGLLTKIGIYGLFRVYSVYFEGASPVQGIILAVTVVTMVIGVFGALGETSMRSILAFHMVSQVGYIALGLGFFGVAGMAASIFYLLHHMIVKASLFLSAGAIETQEGTDRLSRLGGFARREPVLAVAFFVAALSLAGIPPFSGFVAKFTLIRAAMSEGAYIAGAVALAVSIFTLLSMLKIWNSVFWGEATSTPSGQPSGSGTAAGATTLTAPSRVRIRRTLIIPAVLLALVTISLGLGAEILLPLAETAAQGLVDTTAYVQAVTGG, from the coding sequence GTGAACAATCTCCTGCCCTTCGTCGTCGCCCTTCCTCTGCTGGCTGCCGCGATCACACCGTTGACCGGCCGCAACATGCTGGTCCGCCGCATCCTCCTGCTGGGCTCGCCGGCACTAGTCCTGCTGTTCGCCGTCCTGCTCGTGATCGAGACCCATGACGGAGACGTCGTAGTCGAACAGGTCGCGGACTGGGATGCCGGCATCGCGATCGCCTTCGCCGCGGACTTGTTCAGCGCACTCGTGCTGGTCGCGATGTCGCTACTGACGCTCGTGTGCTCGATGTTCCTGTGCGCTACCGGCGACGACGAAGACCCCTTGGTGATTCCGCTGGTCCTGGTGCTCTCCGGAGGTGTCTTCGGTGCGCTGTTGACAGCGGATCTGTTCAACCTCTTCGTCATGATCGAGGTCGCGCTCATACCCAGCTACGTGCTGATCTCGAAATCGATGAAAGCCTCGGCGCTCTCGGCCGGCCGCATCTACCTGACGGTAAACCTCATGGGCTCGTCCATTCTGCTGGGTGGCATCGCCTTGGTCTACGCGGTCAACGGCAGCGTTCACCTCGGTGAACTGGCCGGCGCGGGCGAGGTCAGTGGCATGGCGGCGTTCGCGGGCGGACTCATTCTGGTGGCGCTGGGCCTCAAGGGTGCGCTGGTGCCACTGCACGGCTGGCTCCCACGGACGTACCCGTACACATCTCCCGCTGTCACCGCACTGTTCTCCGGCCTGCTGACCAAGATCGGCATCTACGGCCTGTTCCGCGTCTACTCGGTCTACTTCGAAGGAGCGAGCCCGGTCCAGGGCATCATCCTCGCGGTCACGGTCGTCACCATGGTGATCGGAGTGTTCGGGGCGCTCGGTGAGACGAGCATGCGCTCCATCCTCGCCTTCCACATGGTCAGCCAGGTCGGCTACATCGCACTGGGCCTCGGCTTCTTCGGTGTCGCTGGGATGGCAGCGTCTATCTTCTACCTGCTGCACCACATGATCGTGAAAGCCAGCCTCTTCCTTTCGGCGGGCGCGATCGAGACACAGGAAGGAACCGATCGGCTCAGCAGGCTCGGTGGGTTCGCCCGGCGAGAACCGGTGCTCGCGGTGGCATTCTTCGTGGCAGCACTGTCTCTGGCTGGCATCCCACCGTTCTCGGGCTTCGTCGCCAAGTTCACCCTCATCCGCGCCGCGATGTCCGAAGGCGCCTACATCGCAGGCGCCGTGGCGCTAGCCGTCAGCATCTTCACGCTGCTGTCCATGCTGAAGATCTGGAACTCGGTGTTCTGGGGCGAGGCGACCAGCACCCCGTCCGGCCAGCCGTCCGGGTCCGGCACCGCAGCCGGTGCCACCACGCTCACCGCGCCGAGCCGGGTCCGGATCCGGCGCACGCTGATCATTCCCGCGGTGCTGCTGGCTCTCGTCACCATTTCGCTCGGGCTCGGCGCGGAAATCCTGCTGCCGCTGGCCGAGACAGCCGCCCAAGGCCTGGTCGACACCACGGCATACGTTCAGGCGGTGACCGGAGGATGA
- a CDS encoding Na+/H+ antiporter subunit E has translation MIRRTGQELARIPRLLVFVGYFAYALVVASLWVAWDVLTPRQRLRAGIVAMPMQGRTPMEMTLMANLVSLTPGTLSVTINAEPNVLYVHGMYQDDAEAFRQELQDFERRMLSAVRIHDRPSRTGDMS, from the coding sequence ATGATCCGGCGCACCGGGCAGGAGCTGGCCCGGATTCCACGGCTGCTCGTCTTCGTGGGCTACTTCGCCTACGCGTTGGTCGTCGCCAGCCTCTGGGTCGCCTGGGACGTGCTCACGCCCCGGCAACGGCTGCGAGCAGGCATCGTCGCGATGCCGATGCAGGGCCGGACCCCGATGGAGATGACGCTCATGGCCAACCTGGTCTCGCTCACCCCCGGGACGCTCTCGGTGACGATCAACGCCGAACCGAACGTTCTCTATGTGCACGGCATGTACCAGGACGACGCCGAAGCGTTCCGCCAAGAGTTGCAGGATTTCGAACGGCGCATGCTCTCCGCGGTTCGCATCCACGACCGGCCTTCCCGGACGGGGGACATGTCATGA
- a CDS encoding monovalent cation/H+ antiporter complex subunit F translates to MTMVDIGLIVVALGFVPAIWRMVIGPTDADRATAGDFTFFLFVAAAALLGVRLETRMFFDVVLVATLVGFLGTVVLARLVDRRDR, encoded by the coding sequence ATGACCATGGTCGACATCGGGCTCATCGTGGTCGCGCTCGGGTTCGTGCCAGCTATCTGGCGAATGGTCATCGGGCCGACCGATGCCGACCGAGCCACGGCGGGCGATTTCACGTTCTTCTTGTTCGTGGCCGCCGCTGCTCTCCTGGGCGTCCGGCTGGAGACTCGGATGTTCTTCGACGTCGTGCTGGTCGCCACCCTCGTCGGCTTCCTCGGCACCGTCGTGCTCGCGCGCCTCGTGGACAGGAGGGACCGATGA
- the mnhG gene encoding monovalent cation/H(+) antiporter subunit G — MNILDVASGICIGVGIFFIAVAALGIIRLPDVYSRLSAVTKAATLGVVLILAGAFLNKPSWQSLITLGLAAALQFVTAPVGGFALGRAAFRSKSPLAAATGYDQLSDAVEESQQRNPG, encoded by the coding sequence ATGAACATCCTCGATGTGGCCAGCGGCATCTGTATTGGTGTCGGCATCTTCTTCATCGCTGTCGCGGCCCTGGGCATCATCCGGCTACCCGACGTCTACTCACGACTCAGCGCGGTCACCAAGGCCGCCACGCTCGGCGTTGTGCTGATCCTGGCCGGGGCATTCCTGAACAAGCCGTCATGGCAATCGCTGATCACTCTCGGGCTGGCAGCCGCGCTCCAATTCGTCACGGCGCCCGTCGGCGGGTTCGCGCTCGGCCGCGCCGCGTTCCGGTCGAAGAGCCCGCTCGCCGCCGCCACCGGCTACGACCAGCTGAGCGACGCCGTCGAAGAATCCCAGCAACGCAACCCCGGCTGA